Proteins encoded together in one Procambarus clarkii isolate CNS0578487 chromosome 11, FALCON_Pclarkii_2.0, whole genome shotgun sequence window:
- the LOC138363479 gene encoding peritrophin-1-like, with translation MIKRSLLIITLAVVCAVGILQQDACLPDCNGKNPLDKVPDPKNCTNYYICIDDGIYSDHAVPCPSGNYFDPSSSACAPGSADDCEAPCKPSDCHITCNGSFSLISDPLECGKYYVCIAGSPGLPVTCSPDAPYFNGVNCVDDKEVCCIVSCDPYCQPGIVETPDPTDCTKYYMCNEEGAVDPNLHFSCGSGEHFDYQIGRCASGATCNPLCPPTTY, from the exons ATGATCAAGCGCAGTCTTCTCATCATTACCCTGGCG GTGGTGTGCGCCGTTGGGATTCTCCAGCAAGACGCCTGTCTCCCCGACTGTAATGGGAAAAATCCTCTTGACAAAGTACCTGATCCCAAGAACTGCACCAACTATTACATCTGTATTGATGATGGTATTTATTCGGATCACGCTGTTCCCTGCCCAAGTGgcaattattttgatccaagttcATCTGCGTGTGCCCCTGGATCTGCAGACGATTGTGAAGCTCCCTGCAAGCCTTCAGATTGCCACATCACCTGCAACGGCTCCTTCAGCTTAATTAGTGATCCATTAGAATGTGGTAAATACTATGTTTGCATTGCGGGATCACCAGGCTTACCAGTTACCTGTAGCCCTGACGCGCCCTACTTCAACGGTGTAAACTGTGTcgatgacaaagaagtgtgttgcATAGTCTCGTGTGATCCCTACTGTCAGCCAGGGATCGTGGAGACCCCCGACCCCACAGACTGCACCAAGTACTACATGTGCAATGAAGAGGGAGCTGTGGACCCAAATTTACACTTTTCTTGTGGTAGCGGTGAACACTTTGACTACCAAATTGGTCGATGTGCCTCAGGTGCTACTTGCAACCCCTTGTGTCCTCCCACAACTTATTAA